Proteins co-encoded in one Zygotorulaspora mrakii chromosome 5, complete sequence genomic window:
- the BPL1 gene encoding biotin--[acetyl-CoA-carboxylase] ligase BPL1 (similar to Saccharomyces cerevisiae BPL1 (YDL141W); ancestral locus Anc_7.315) — MNVLVYNGPGTTPGSVKHAVESLKDFLEPFYAVSTVSAKALQTEPWTSKASAVVFPGGADLPYVKECKPIKAKISDFVRKQGGTFIGFCAGGYFGSGRVEFAKGNLELEVTGNRDLKLFPGIARGPAFDGFQYNSEVGARAAMLKLPDGSEFASYYNGGSLFVDADKFDGVEVLARYSETTDVPYWDTSSITKDSGPAAVVLCSAGKGRALLTGPHLEFIPHILEKSDNKSFLKHVVTVLKADDKRRLNFFRTILTKAGLNCNNDFARVRAPSLTPLVVAAPPHKRSLLYEFEKNLSSIQVPSHGEGYIELDGGKEKFKIYQGFANSYYIAQASLRDQEPDEIAKCIIFPDDDEGTPPSDKVPNYNIAKYFHHLNKDNTIGSLMLYGEVVTSTSSLLNENRHLLSSIPESSMLHVGTIQVSGHGRGGNTWVNPKGVSASTAVISLPTFSPRTHQRISVVFVQYLSMLAYCKAITSYGPGYNDLPVRIKWPNDLYALGPQYYQKKKLSLVGRELDHTIVPLTDIEPAYLKIAGLLVNTHFINDKYLLLLGCGLNISHDGPTTSLDSWIDILNKEREAAHLEILKPYEVEKLHALYMNNLEALIRKFVDFGPASILPEYYKLWLHSNQIVTLTDHNNVRAMITGITEDYGLLIARELRPGSDSHFTGSVYHLQPDGNTFDIFRGLISKKAL; from the coding sequence ATGAATGTGTTGGTATACAATGGACCAGGTACAACTCCGGGATCAGTGAAGCATGCCGTAGaatcattgaaagattttctGGAACCATTCTACGCTGTAAGTACGGTATCTGCAAAAGCCTTACAAACTGAACCCTGGACTTCAAAGGCATCAGCTGTCGTATTTCCTGGTGGGGCTGATCTTCCATATGTCAAAGAGTGCAAGCCTATCAAAGCAAAAATAAGTGACTTTGTTAGAAAACAAGGAGGCACATTTATTGGCTTTTGCGCAGGTGGCTACTTCGGTAGCGGTAGAGttgaatttgcaaaagGTAATCTAGAATTGGAGGTCACAGGTAATAGAGATTTGAAACTATTCCCTGGTATTGCCCGAGGACCAGCTTTTGATGGTTTTCAATATAACAGCGAAGTTGGTGCAAGAGCTgcaatgttgaaattgccTGATGGCTCTGAATTTGCGAGTTATTATAATGGCGGATCTCTTTTTGTAGATGCAGATAAGTTTGATGGAGTGGAGGTACTAGCCCGATATTCAGAGACCACTGATGTTCCCTATTGGGATACTTCATCTATAACAAAGGATTCAGGGCCTGCAGCTGTGGTTCTGTGTTCCGCTGGTAAGGGTAGAGCTCTATTAACAGGTCCACATTTAGAATTTATTCCTCacattttggaaaaaagCGATAATAAGtcattcttgaaacatGTTGTTACTGTTTTAAAGGCTGATGATAAGAGAAGactgaatttttttagaaCAATTTTAACAAAAGCTGGACTGAACTGTAATAACGACTTTGCACGCGTTAGGGCTCCTAGTTTGACACCGTTGGTAGTAGCGGCTCCTCCTCATAAGCGTTCATTGTTATATGAGTTcgagaaaaatttatccAGCATTCAGGTTCCATCTCATGGCGAAGGTTACATTGAACTTGATggaggaaaagaaaaattcaaaatttatcaaggTTTTGCAAATAGCTATTATATAGCGCAAGCGTCACTGCGTGATCAAGAGCCTGATGAAATCGCAAAATGTATTATTTTCCccgatgatgatgaaggaACACCCCCTTCTGATAAGGTTCCGAATTACAATATTGCGAAAtactttcatcatttgaataAAGACAACACAATTGGTAGTCTAATGTTATACGGAGAAGTTGTTACTTCTACAAGCTCCttattgaatgaaaatagaCATTTATTATCAAGCATTCCCGAGAGCTCTATGCTTCATGTCGGAACAATTCAAGTGTCAGGACATGGTAGAGGAGGAAATACCTGGGTAAATCCGAAAGGAGTTTCAGCCTCAACTGCTGTAATTTCTTTACCGACTTTTTCTCCAAGAACACATCAACGCATCTCCGTCGTTTTCGTTCAATATTTATCTATGCTTGCGTATTGTAAGGCTATTACGAGTTACGGTCCAGGGTACAATGACTTGCCCGTAAGAATCAAATGGCCTAACGACTTATACGCTTTAGGTCCTCAGTactatcaaaaaaagaaactatCGTTAGTTGGGCGAGAGTTGGATCACACTATTGTTCCCCTAACAGATATTGAACCGGCATATCTGAAAATAGCTGGTCTCTTAGTGAATACTCATTTTATTAATGATAAATATCTGTTGTTGCTGGGATGCGGACTTAACATAAGTCATGATGGACCAACTACCTCTTTGGACAGCTGGATCGATATTCTCAATAAGGAAAGGGAGGCCGCACACTTGGAAATTCTGAAGCCTTATGAGGTAGAAAAATTGCACGCTCTTTACATGAATAATCTGGAGGCACTAATAAGGAAATTCGTCGATTTCGGACCAGCTTCGATATTGCCCGAATATTATAAGCTATGGCTACACAGTAATCAAATAGTGACCTTGACAGATCACAACAACGTTCGTGCGATGATAACCGGAATTACTGAAGACTATGGTCTCTTAATTGCAAGAGAGCTAAGGCCAGGAAGCGACTCTCATTTTACAGGTTCCGTCTATCATCTTCAGCCAGATGGTAATacatttgatatcttcagGGGTCTAATATCCAAGAAAGCTCTATGA
- the CRD1 gene encoding cardiolipin synthase (similar to Saccharomyces cerevisiae CRD1 (YDL142C); ancestral locus Anc_7.316): MIFLTSQSRWISRSVLQLKPHASSALLRTSRWQQRLLATRNGEHLQSRLDTSVFTIPNILTMSRIACVPFIGHFILVDNLTPALTLFGYSCVTDFLDGYIARKYKMKSVAGTILDPIADKLLMIVTTVVLSFAPGPQLIPIPIALLILGRDISLGFSALFFRYSSMRQKYKKITWKSYWDFFHFPSAEVKPTRISKYNTFFQMIYLGFGVIILILRDDDEENQKESQKEIREQLMKCFSWMGYFVAATTALSGGSYVFNKESVKFLKR; this comes from the coding sequence ATGATTTTTCTCACATCCCAGTCCCGATGGATATCGAGATCAGTTTTGCAACTAAAACCCCACGCAAGCTCTGCCCTTTTGAGGACAAGCAGATGGCAACAGCGACTGCTCGCTACTCGCAATGGAGAGCACCTACAATCACGATTAGACACCTCTGTATTTACTATACCGAATATATTAACGATGTCAAGAATAGCATGTGTTCCATTCATTGGGCATTTTATATTGGTTGATAATTTAACTCCGGCTTTGACTTTATTTGGTTACTCGTGTGTGACAGATTTCTTAGATGGGTATATTGCTAGAAAGTACAAGATGAAAAGCGTCGCAGGTACTATTCTGGATCCTATAGCAGACAAACTACTTATGATTGTGACGACAGTGGTCCTAAGTTTCGCGCCAGGCCCACAGTTAATTCCCATCCCCATTGCGTTATTAATTCTTGGAAGAGATATATCTTTGGGATTCAGTGCTCTTTTCTTTCGCTACTCATCTATGAGACAAAAATACAAGAAGATCACTTGGAAGTCTTACTGGGACTTTTTCCACTTTCCAAGTGCCGAGGTCAAACCTACTCggatatcaaaatataataCCTTTTTCCAGATGATTTATCTGGGATTTGGTGTAATAATATTGATTCTAAGagatgatgacgaagaaaaCCAAAAGGAGtctcaaaaagaaataagaGAGCAGCTGATGAAGTGTTTTTCATGGATGGGGTATTTTGTTGCAGCCACGACAGCATTGAGTGGTGGGTCCTATGTATTTAATAAAGAATCCgtgaaatttctcaaaagataa